cccctcccctccccccaggagtgtgtcccccccccgccccacacacgcccccgggggggggtggggtgtccccccaagctccttccagctcctttatttttggggtgccgggggggggtgtgcagcggggggggggtgttgtttatTACATTTATACAGTCGCAGCGCAGCGCtcaggcccggggggggggagggggggggggcccaaGGTGGGGGGGTGTGACCCCGGTGGGGGaagtgcttgggggggggggtacgggggagggggggagtagGGGGGCGAGTTAATTTTTTGGGGTTATTTTCCTGGCTTTTGATAAAATCTAAATCTTTACAAATACAAactctgcccccccacccccccctccccgcgccccccccccccacttccccaactttggggggggcccccccgtGGCTCTGTCACCTTGCCCCCACACCCCAGTATCAAATTTTGGGGTACCCCTGGGtggtgggacacccccccacacccaggactatgccccctcccccccgagatattggggaccccccccgggttttgcccccccccccccatggtgaTGGGGCTCCCCCcgggttttggggacccccccccggggtgatggggaccccccccccaggctctaTGGCTTGTGCACAGGAAAagggggggccgaggggggggtccccagggagaaGACGGGGGGGTTGTGTGGAAtttagtggggggggggggggcaagggacAAGGTGGGGGGGACCCCCTAACAccgaccccctccccaaatcCGGGGGGGGAGCACCAGAATTTGGGGGcacccaggattttggggggggggggcggagagacaggatttggggggggggacacccaggattTGGAGGCACCTGGAATTTGGGGGGCACCCtggatttttgggggggcccaggactgggggggggggtgcatcCACGGTCTggggggggagtggaggggggggaTGTCACCCAGAATTTGGGGGCCCCCGGGATTTGGGGTTCCCACTGTTTGGGGTCACCCAGGATTTGGTGGGGGGGCACCCtcgattggggggggggggggccaccccatccctgcactgccccccctccccacatgcattccctcccccccccatggTTGGGTGgggtccccccaaaaccacccccaccccccccctccatctccccaccCTCGGTGGGTCCGTGTCCAAGGTGGGAGgacgtggggggggggtgtccccaaaaatgggggggggggggggccggggaggggtcACTTCCGTCTCCCCGAGGTGCTGGGGCGCCGGTCGCCCTCCCGCCGGGGGAGTCCCTCGTcggtggaggaggtggtgagaAGACCTTGGTTCCACCGGGCCACCTCGGCGTGTTCCTGGACGCAGGTGGCCAGTGCCTTCAGCCACCCCCGCATGTCCTCctgggtgggggacacacacatcccAAAACCATcgtcagaccccccccccccagaccatCATCAGGTCCCCAAAACTATCATCAGGTCCCCAAAACTATCATCAGGTCCTCAAAACCATTATAAGGTCCTCAAAACCATTATAAGGTCCTCAAAACCGTCATGAGATCCCTCAAAACCATCATCAGGCCCTTCAAAACCATCATCAGATCCCTTAAACCATCAACAGGACACCCGAAACCATCGTGAGATCCCTCAAAACCATCATCAGATCCCTTAAACCATCAACAGGACACCCGAAACCATCGTGAGATCCCTCAAAACCATCATCAGATCCCTTAAACCATCAACAGGACACCCGAAACCATCGTGAGATCCCTCAAAACTATCATCAGCACCCAAAATCCATCAACTGTTCCCTCAAGACCATCATCAGATCCCTCCAAACCATCATGAGATCCCTCAAAACCATCATCAAGTCCCCAAAACCATCAGCAGGTCCCTCCAAACCATCATCAGATCCCTCCAAACCATCAGCAGATCCCTCAAAACCATCATCAGGTCCCCAAAACCATCATCaggccccaaaccccatcatCAGGCCCCTAAAAACCATCCTCAGGTCCCCCACACCATCAGCAGGTTCCTCAAACCATCAACAGGCCCCCCCCCAACCATCAtcaggcccccccaaacctcccccaccaccccccaaccgCGTAGACACCTACCTCATCCTTGGCTTGGAGGAGGAACTCGCTCCCGTCGCTGGTCCTACAAGAGAAGGACCTTCTCAGCGCCCCCACCCACCCATCACCAGGAATTTGGGGCGACCTCCCCCCCACACCCATGAGCACCCCAACGTACTTGAGCTTGAAgacattcttcttcttcttgtagTCGCTGGCCACCTCGCTGGTGGAGTGGTGGAGGTTGAGGAGGGGTTCACCACCATGGGTGGTCCCTGCTGCTTGGCCCTTGGCGTCCTTGTAGAAGCCCAGGTCACCCTTGCTCAGGACACAGTAGAGGTTCACCCAGGATCTGGTCAAGGGCGGGACATGGAGGGGGTGGTGGCACCAGCGGGTGACCCAACGCTGCTGGTGGCTTTGTGTTGTGTGGACCACCCAAGCCCTGGTGAACCCCCTCATTGATGGACCTCCGAACCCTGTGAACACCTTTCACTCATGGACCTCCAAGTCATGGAGAACCCTCTCCATTGACTGAACCCTCCAAGTCATGGAGATCCCTCTCCATTGATGGACCTCCAAGTCATGGAGATCCCTCTCCATTGATGGACCTCCAAGTCATGGAGAACCCTCTCCATTGACTGAACCCTCCAAGTCATGGAGATCCCTCTCCATTGATGGACCTCCAAGTCATGGAGAACCCTCTCCATTGACTGAACCCTCCAAGTCATGGAGATCCCTCTCCATTGACTGAACCCTCCAAGTCATGGAGATCTCTCTCCATTGATGGACCTCCAAGTCATGGAGAACCCTCTCCATTGACTGAACCCTCCAAGTCATGGAGATCCCTCTCCATTGATGGACCTCCAAGTCATGGAGATCCCTCTCCATTGACTGAGCCCTCCAAGTCATGGAGATCCCTCTCCATTGATGGACCTCCAAGCCCTGGTGAACCTTCACCATTGACAGATCCCCAACCCTTGGTGCGTGATGTCCAGTGATGGACCCTCCAAGTCATGGAGAACCCTCTTCATTGATGGACCCCCACCTCCTGGTGCACCTCCTTcccgcccccctctcccccaatcCCACCTGCtccccccttgtgccccccaaCCTGTTGGACGCCTTCTTGTTGGGTCCGTCGAGCTCGTGCTTGCGGAAGAGGAAGCCCTCGTGCTGCACTGTGTgggtggggggcggcgggggcgggggggcactgCCCTGCGCCGGGGCCGACCTTGACCTTCGGGTCTCCCCCGGGCCCTGGGAGGGGTCTTTGGGTCGTGGGCGTCGGCGGGGTTTGGGACGGTCGCGGGCACGGGGACGGTCGGGTCGTGGCATCCGCTCCGGTAGCCCCTCCGGGCCCGTGGGCAAGCGGGCAGGGGACTCCCGCTcccggggctggtggggggggagaTGGGAGTCAGGGTGTGGCTCCTGGTGGCCCCCCGAGGTGGGGACACCAAGAGGACACCGAGGAGAAGCCAAGGGGACACCAAGAAGAAGCCAAGGAGACACCAAGGGGATGCCAAGGGGACACCAAGGAGACACCAAGGGGATGCCAAGGGGACACCAAGGAGATACCAAGGGGATGCCAAGGAGACACCAAGGAGACACCAAGGGGAAGTCAAGGGGACGCCAAGGAGACACCAAGAGGACACCAAGGGGGACATCAGGGGGAAGTGAAGGGGAAGCCGAGGGGGCACCTAGGGGAAGTCAAGGGGACACCAAAGGGACACCAAGAGGACGccaaggggacaccaaggggaagTCAAGGGGACGCCAAAGGGACACCAAGAGGACACCAAGggggacatcaaggggacaccaaggggaagCCAAGGGGGCACCAAAGGAACACCAAGGGGTTACCAAAGGGACACCAAGGAGACACCATGGGGACGCAAGGGGGAAGCCAATGAGACACCAAGTGGAAGccaaggggacaccaaggggaagtgaaggggacactgaggggacacCGAGGGGACACCAAGAGGACTCACCGTAGCTGGCAAGGGGCCACCAgcctccttctcctgcagctgctccacAATGTCAGCCAAGGTGGCTTTGCTATCGGCAGagatttggggtgcaggggggtggcgggggggggagaggggaggaagtggggggtggggtgtgtcaCGTCAGTCCCGGCCACCTGCTGGTGACACCGGTGACTCCGGGCGTCCcaccccgtccccgtccccctccctgcGCTCACCCGCCACCCTTCCCGTCGTGCCGCGGCGGCTCCGGCTCGCTGGATTCCTGCCGCTCCaaccgccgctcccgccgctcccgccgccgctccagcagccccggcctcccctccccggcctccTCCGGTTTGGGGGGTACGGGGGGTTCcgtgggggcaggggtgggggcggcggtggcgggtgGGGGCATCTCCCCTCCGGCCCCACCATCCCCGGGAGGTCCCTGGACGCGGTCGAGCTTGGGCTGCAGGCGCTCCGGCCGGAGCTCGTGGCGCACGTAGGCCACGCGGGGCTCCAGGCGGCGGGTTTCGGGGCGCTCGGTCCCCCCCGGTGACGGCGTCGTCCCCCCCGGGGGTTCCCCCAAAAATTTGCGGCTGAGGAGGGGCGTCGGCGGCTGCTTGTTCTGCTCGGCTTTCAGCTTCTCGATCTGCGGGGacagggtggggtggggatggtggagatggggatgatggagatgggatggagatggtggCGATGGAGATTGGATGGGGATGATGAGGAtgatgggggacgtggggggatggggataaagacggagatgatgggtatgagatgatggggatggagatggggatgatgGAGATGATGGGTATGAGATGATGGAgatggtggggatggagatggagatgggatgatGAGGATGTGGATGGGATGGAAATGGAGACGGAGACGGAGACAGAGacggagatggggatggaggtggaaatgggatgggataggatgagGATGATGGggatgatggagatggagatggagatggagatggagatggagatggagatgagatgaaGACGAGATGGGATAGGAatgatggagatgatggagatgacagggatggagatggggtggGGATAGAgatgatggggatggagatgggatggggatgatgaggatgatgggggacatggggggatggggacaaagatggagatggggatgatgGAGATGATGGGTATAagatgatggagatggagatgatggggatggagatggagacggGATGGGAATTATGAGGAtgtggatggggatgggatggggatagagatggagatggagacagagacggggatggagatggaaatgggatggggatgacAGGGATGACAGGGATGACGGGGATGGAGATGAGATGAAGACAAGATGGGATAGGAatgatggagatgatggagatgacAGGGATGGAGacgatggggatggagatgggatggggatgatgaGGATGATGGGGGACATAGGTGGATGGGGATaaagatggagatggggatggagatggggatgatggagatgatggggatggagatggagatgggatgaggatgtggatggggatggaatgggatggagatggagtcAGAGATAGAGAAGGAGACGGGGATGGAGTTGgagatggaatgggatgggatggagatgaaagggatgatggggatgatggggagggatagggatggagatggagatgggatgggatggagatggggatgatgGGGATAATGAGGATGATGGTGACggaggtggagatggagatgagatgggatgggaatgaTGGAGATGATGAAGATGACAGGGATAGagatggggtggggatggagatgaTGGGGGTGGAGATGGGGGATGTGTACAGGGATGGGGCCGAGTACAGTGACGGGGACACAGCTGGTGGCTGCAGTGGCCCCAGGGTtggaggggacaggatggggggtGACATCAGCCTCCCCCCAAGGTGCCCGTACCGTGGTGAGCCTTCTGAGGGAGCTGAACCTCTCCTCCCAGGCGGCGGCCGCCTTCCGGAACGCCTCGTGCCTCCGGATCAACTGCTCCACCTCGTCCAcgctgctgcccagctcctggcTCTTCAGCAGGGGCTCCTGGGCCGTCAGCCACGCATCGGCCACCACCGCCTCCTGGGCAAACTGGTGCACCTCCAGCACTGCCGGACAGACggacagggcgggagggggcaggaggacagAAGGACACGCTCACGGTGTCCCCAAGGACCCAACCCAGCACTGCCGGCCAGAtggacagggcagggagggggcaggaggacagAAGGACACGCTCatggtgtccccaaggacccaacccagcactgccagacAGATGGacggggtgaggagggggcaggaggacagAAGGACACACTCatggtgtccccaaggacccAACCCAGCACTGCCGGACAGATGGACAGagtgaggaggaggcaggaggacagAAGGACACACTCATGGTGTCCCCAAGAGGATCCCATCCTCATGGTGATGGAGGACCCGACGACAGACAGATGGGGtcgggagggggcaggaggacagGACACACTCACGGTGTCCCCAAGGACCCAACCCAGCACTGCCGGCCAGAtggacagggcagggagggggcaggaggacagAAGGACACGCTCATGGTGTCCCCAAGAGGATCCCGTCCCCGCGGTGGTGGaggaccacccccccccaaggtggGACTCACTCTGCTGCAGCCACTCCCAGTGCTTGTCCCACTTCTCCATCATCTCCTTCTTCTTGGCCAACAGCTTCTCCACGTGGGCTTTGatctgctggggaggagggcaTGGGTCGGGACCCCCCACTGGTTGTagccccctccctcccaattGTccacacccccccttcccccccccctggCACCTCGTCGGCCGCCGGGCTCTTGCTGAGGATGAGGGTCTTGCCCAGCTCCAGGCAGGCGGTGATGCTCTTGCCCCGGGCTTCGATCTCACTCTTGAGACCTTGGTGGTCATTCATCAGCAGCTCCACGGAGGAGACGTCCCTGGGGATGGAGACGATGGGGgctgggagggtgggaggggatgggaacCCCCGCcccctgggatggggcaggagatgggtcCTTAGCTTCATGGACGGGAGAGGACACGGGTCCTCGAATCCATGGGTGGGACAGAACATGGGtccttcagaagggacaggagatggGTCCTTGGCTTCATGGATGGGACGTAACATGGGTCCTACAGATGACTGAGGTCATGGGTCCTTGGGTCCGTGGGTGGGACAGGACATAGGTCCTCCAGATGGAAGAGGACACCAATCCTTCAGGTGGGACAGGACTTCCTTGGCTTCACGGGTAGGACAGGACATGGGTCCTTGGCATCATGGATGGGCCAGGACATGGGTCcttgggatgggacaggacatgGGTCTTCTGAGTAGGACAGGACACGGGTCCTCCAGATTGGATGAGACAGGTCTTTGACTCCATGGATGGGACAGGACGTGTCCTTGGGTTGATAGGACGTGGGCCTCCAGATGGGACAGGACACAGGTTTTTGGTGCCATGGATGGGACAACAAAGGGGTCCTCTGGATGGGCCAGGACATGGGACCTTGGAATGGGCTGGGACATGGATCCTTGACACCACGGATGGGCCAGGACATGGTCCTTGGGGGCAACACAGGACACAAGACCTCGGCGCAGCCCACACCTCCACCTGGAAGCCCACCTGGGCTTCTCCCCGGCGCCGATCTGGCAGAGGACGCCGTCCATCCAGGCGAGAAGGTCTCTGACGGTGCCCACAAAGCGGATCTTGTCGGCCACGCTGGCGACGTGGAGCCGACACTCCTCGCAGGCCGCCAGCAGCTCCTTCCAGGCCCGAAgcacctcctgctccctcccGGCGATGGCCTCGGCGTTGTCCCCAGCGTAGAGGGTCCTCAGCTGGGCTGCACCCTCTTGTAGCTGCCGCACTTGGGTCACCAAGACCTCCACGTCGTGCTCGAAGGCACCCAACGCCCGTTGCAAGGCGCCGGCCGACGTCCTGCCCTCCCGGGCTGCCAGTTCAGGCAGGCGTTGCCTTTTCTCCTCGATTTGCCCCAAAACCTCTTTGCAGTCGTTGAAGAACTTGTGCAGTTCGTGGGAGGCCGCCAACATCTGCGCCCGGGTCTCCATCAGCTCCAGAAGATCGGCCCAAGCTTCGTTGACCCCGTCCTTCCACTCGGCGATGGTGGCAGCGTCGGCGTGGCCGTAGTCGATCAGTTCGTCCACCATCTGGTTGACGGCGGCGATTCGCTCCTGCCCCACGCTGCCCGTCTCGCTGGCGAACTCCAGGAACTTCTCCTGGAGCAActgggatgggcagggatgggcagggggtgaggggtgggCAACGTTGTGTTGGCCACTCAAGGCAGGGATAGGGGCAGGACTCCTGAAATGGGACATTGATGGTGGCCAGGACCAGGATGGGGCATTGATGATGGCCAGGACCCCTGGCATGGGGCATTGATGGTGGCCAAGACCAGGATGGGGCATTGATGGTGGCCAGGACCACCAGCATGGGGCACTGATGGTGCCCAGGACCCCTGGCATGGGGCATTGATGGTGGCCAGGACCAGGATGGGGCATTAATGGTGGCCAGGACCACCAGCATGGAGCATTGATGGTGGCCAGGACCAGGATGGTGCCAGGACCCCTGGCATGGGGCATTGATGGTGCCTAGGACCACCAGCATGGGGCATTGATGATGGCCAGGACCAGGATGGGGCATTAATGGTGGCCAGGACCACCAGCATGGAGCATTGATGGTGGCCAGGACCAGGATGGTGCCAGGACCCCTGGCATGGGGCATTGATGGTGCCTAGGACCACCAGCATGGAGCATTGATGGTGGCCAGGACCCCAGGCACAGGACGGGGACATCTCCAAGACCCCCAACTCAGGATAGAGACACCTCCAGGACCCCCAACTCAGGATGGAGACACCTCCAGGACCCCCGACACAGGATGGAGACACCTCCAAGACCCCCAACTCAGGATGGAGACACCTCCAGGACCCCCAACGACAGGAAGAGGACATCTCCAAGACCCTTGACGTGGGACATGGACGATGCCTGACGCCAAGACCCTCCTCGGCACGTCCCCCCCAAACTGACCGTGACGTGCTCAAAGTCCTGTCCCAGCTCGGGTGAGCCGGCCACCACCTCCTTCTCGGCGATCCAGTGCTCCAGCTCGTCCACCTCCCGGTTGAGCTGGTAGAGCCAATACTGCTGCTCCAGCTTGGCCTTGCGTTCCTCCACCAGGTCCTTCAGAGACACGTACAGCCGGTCAACCTGCGACTGCCGCCTGCTGACCTGTTCGCTGGGCAAGGGACACAGCGCCCGGTGAACACCAAAGACCCcggcgtggggctgggaggggtgggggaggtccttggggtggggtggggtgggtgacGGAGGGCTGGCACCCACCTTTGAGGGTGGCCAAGCTCCAGAAGGGCCCGGCATTGGCGGGAGAGTTGGGCGATGGTCTCCTCGTAGTTCTCCACCGTCTGCTCCGTCAGGAGGTGCTTCTTGAGGAGCTGGAGGGTGCTCTGCTCGTCCTTGGGTGGAAGAACGTGGGGTGGTGAGGTgttgggggaggaggtggggggggagttTGTCCTTAACTGTGTGTCCACCCCCTTCCATGAgcaccttccccttctcctcgcTCATCAAGAGAAGCTCTTGCTCGCCCAACCACGACTCCACCTCGGCCACGTCGAAGTAGTATTGCTCCAGCTGGTAGGTGGCATCCAGGGTCTGCTGGCGCCGTTCcgcctgctcctgcagctccccccACATGGTCCCCAACCGCTCCAGAAGACGTCGGACCCCTTCGGCCTCGGGGCTCTTGATGGAGGCCACGGCGGCGGCGCGTTCCAGCACCTCGTCCACGCGAGGTCGGTGGACCTGGATCTCCCGGCGGAGGTTCTGGagaggttggggtggggggaggagaggaggtgggtttggggagggaagggggtcaGCGGGGGTGTCCCCACAGTGTTCTCCAGGTGAGGGCTGACCTGGTTCTTCTTGATGTACTGCTGGACCGTCTGAAGGTTGGTGCCGTGGTCCTTCAGGGTGGCCAAGGGCAAGCGGTCCTGGACCCACAGCTGTGGAACAGGGGGTGGGATGGAGCTCAGAGGGGTCCCTGATCCtgtcccaatcccatcccattcccatctccatctccatctccattccagtcccatcccatctccatctccatgccatgccatgccatgccatcccaaCTCCatccccattccatcccatcccatcccattcccatctccatctccatctccatctccattccagtcccatcccatcccatctccatctccatgccatgccatcccatcccatctccatccccatccccatctccatccccagcccatccccagcccagtccatcccaatcccatccccaCGTACTCACCACCTTGTCCTCCAGCTCGTGGCtgacccatccccatccccatccccatccccatctccgtCTCCATCCCCACTTCCATCCCATCCtgatccccatccccatccccatctccatctccatctccatctccatctccacctccatcccatcccaatccccatcccaatccccatccccatctccatctccatccccatccccatccccatccccatccccatcccagtccaccccagTCCCATCCCCACATACTCACCACCTCGTCCTCCAGCTCGTGGCTGACCTGATGGACCTCCTTGGAGGCCAGGAggattctcctcctctccttgaggGGCTCGATGAGGCGGACGATGCGTGTCCCCACGGCGTTCTGCCGCtgtcccacctcctgcctgccccctgcctgcgCGGGCAGCGCCGCTGCCTGCACCTGCAGCTCCCCCACCTCCTTGTACCACTCCTCCACCTGCGACTCCATGGTCTgcggggacatcggggacaccgGGGTGAGGAcatggggggacggggaggggagaggacacCTCCCCGGCCGTGAGGAACAGGGAGGTGGGTTGGTGGGGCTGGGCTCCCATCATAACTGGGGCTGAGcgctgggggaactggggaggagCACTGGTGTCCCCCCATAACGTCATGTCCTCCAACTATCAATGTCTCCCCATAACCCGGTGTCCCCCCAACACCTGGTGTCCCCCCATAATCTCATGTCCTCCAACAATCAAAGTCCCCCCATAACCTGGGGTCCCCCCAACACCTGGTGTCCCCCATAAATTCATGTCTGTCCCCCCAAAGTTGGTGTCCCCCCATAACCTGCTTTTCCCCCAACATCTGGTGTCCCACCATAGCCTGGTGTCCCCCTATAACCTGGTGTCCCTCCAAGTCCTGATGTTCCCCCAACATCTGGTGTCCCTCCATAACCTGGTGTTCCTCCAAACCTGGTGTCCCACCATAACCTGGTGTCCTGCCATCACTCAATGTCTCCCCCACCACCTGATGTCCCCCCAAGACCTGACGTCCCCCCAAGACCTGACATCCCCCCAACACATGACCTGGTGTGCCACCAGCACCCAACATCCCCTCAACACCTGATGTCCCCCCAACACCTTGTGTCCCCACCTAAATTGGTGTCCCCTCTGCACCTGATGTCCCACCATAACCTTGTGTCCCATCAAGTCCTGGTGTTCCCCCAACACCTGGTGTCCCACCGTAACCTGGTGTCCCTCCAagtcctggtgtcccaccacCACTCAATGTCTCCCCCACCACTTGATGTCCCCCAGCACCTGACATCCTCCCAACAACCAATGTCCCCCCATAACCTGCTGTCCCCTCATAACCTGGTGTCCCCCCATAACCTGAGATCCCTCCATAACCTGGTGCCCCCCAACATCCAATGCCCCCTCAAACCTGATGTCACCCCAACACCTGGTGTCCCCCCATAAATTAGTGTTCCTTCAATACCTGATGTCCCCTAACACCTCATGTCCCCTCATAATctggtgccccccagcacccaatgTCCCCCCAACCCCTGGTGTCCCTCCATAACCTGATGTCTCTCCATAGTCTGGTGTCCCTCCGTAACCCGGTATCCCTCAATAACCTGGTGCCCCCCAACACCcaagccccccccaaaaccttctgtgtcccccccccctaaaaaaaacccccacctgcAACTTCTTGAGCTGCCTGCTAACGCTGTGGAGGTCGGGTCCTGCCCCCACcgtctccagctgctcctccaacCTCCCCAACCGCGCCTCCATGTCCGCATAACTCCGTGCCAagcgctcggcggcggcggcttcGGCCAATCGCCGGCTCCGGGCTTGGCTGGTGGTCTCCAACTCCACCCAACATTGCCGAAGCTCTTCCAGTTGGCGCCGAACGGCCCCGCTTAATTCAGGTTTGGCCTGGAGAAGTTCTTCACCTTCCTGGGGTGGGGTTGGGTGAGTCAGGGATGGTCAAAGCAGGGGGTGTCCTCTCCCCTTCGTGGgaactggggtgctggggggaaggCTGTTGGCCATGGGGGTGGTGGATCTCCATGGGGTGGCGGATCTCCATGGGGTGATGGAGCTCCATGGATGGTGGAGCTCCATGGCGGTGATTGAGTGTTGTGGGGTGGTGGATCTCCATGGGGCAGTGGAGGATCTCCATGTGGATGATGGAGTGCCATGGAGGTGGTGGGTCTCCATGGAGTGGAGAAGGTCCATGGGTGGTGGTACTCCATTGGGTGGAGGAGGTCCATGGGGTGATGGACCCCCATTGGAGTGGTGGAGATCCATGGGGATGGCGGAGCTCCACGGGGTTGGTGGAGATCCATGAGGGTGGTGGGTCTCCATGGGGCTGGAGGAACTCCACGGGGTGGTGGGTCTCCATGGGGATGATAGAGTGCCATGGGGGTGGGGGGTCTACATGGGGTAGTGGAGCTCCATGGATTGTGAAGCTCCATGGGGTAATGGAGTTCCATGAGGTGCTGGAGCTCCATG
The sequence above is a segment of the Numenius arquata unplaced genomic scaffold, bNumArq3.hap1.1 HAP1_SCAFFOLD_1618, whole genome shotgun sequence genome. Coding sequences within it:
- the LOC141478568 gene encoding spectrin beta chain, non-erythrocytic 4-like, whose protein sequence is EGEELLQAKPELSGAVRRQLEELRQCWVELETTSQARSRRLAEAAAAERLARSYADMEARLGRLEEQLETVGAGPDLHSVSRQLKKLQTMESQVEEWYKEVGELQVQAAALPAQAGGRQEVGQRQNAVGTRIVRLIEPLKERRRILLASKEVHQVSHELEDEVLWVQDRLPLATLKDHGTNLQTVQQYIKKNQNLRREIQVHRPRVDEVLERAAAVASIKSPEAEGVRRLLERLGTMWGELQEQAERRQQTLDATYQLEQYYFDVAEVESWLGEQELLLMSEEKGKDEQSTLQLLKKHLLTEQTVENYEETIAQLSRQCRALLELGHPQSEQVSRRQSQVDRLYVSLKDLVEERKAKLEQQYWLYQLNREVDELEHWIAEKEVVAGSPELGQDFEHVTLLQEKFLEFASETGSVGQERIAAVNQMVDELIDYGHADAATIAEWKDGVNEAWADLLELMETRAQMLAASHELHKFFNDCKEVLGQIEEKRQRLPELAAREGRTSAGALQRALGAFEHDVEVLVTQVRQLQEGAAQLRTLYAGDNAEAIAGREQEVLRAWKELLAACEECRLHVASVADKIRFVGTVRDLLAWMDGVLCQIGAGEKPRDVSSVELLMNDHQGLKSEIEARGKSITACLELGKTLILSKSPAADEIKAHVEKLLAKKKEMMEKWDKHWEWLQQMLEVHQFAQEAVVADAWLTAQEPLLKSQELGSSVDEVEQLIRRHEAFRKAAAAWEERFSSLRRLTTIEKLKAEQNKQPPTPLLSRKFLGEPPGGTTPSPGGTERPETRRLEPRVAYVRHELRPERLQPKLDRVQGPPGDGGAGGEMPPPATAAPTPAPTEPPRRRERRERRLERQESSEPEPPRHDGKGGGKATLADIVEQLQEKEAGGPLPATVSPLGVPSPRERESPARLPTGPEGLPERMPRPDRPRARDRPKPRRRPRPKDPSQGPGETRRSRSAPAQGSAPPPPPPPTHTVQHEGFLFRKHELDGPNKKASNRSWVNLYCVLSKGDLGFYKDAKGQAAGTTHGGEPLLNLHHSTSEVASDYKKKKNVFKLKTSDGSEFLLQAKDEEDMRGWLKALATCVQEHAEVARWNQGLLTTSSTDEGLPRREGDRRPSTSGRRK